CCGGCAGCGGGGTAGGCGAGTGGCTCCAGCTTATCCAGAAGGTATTAACGGAATTGGAGTAGAGGCCTTCGGAGCCCGTGCCGCCCACCGTAGTAGAGGTGTTGAGAATGGGTGACACCGGCTGCTGCGCATACGTAAAGCGGAAGCTGCCCTGGTATTTATAGCGCTTGCGGTAGGTAAGCTCGGTGGCCAGGCCGTAGCCGCCGAAGCGGTCGGCATTGCCGGCGTAGATGTCGCCGGTCACGCGCAGGCCAATGTAGTCGTTGGGAGCCCAGTAGTAGCCCCCATTCGTGAGCGAGTAGCCGCGCTGCACACCCTGCCCGAAGGTGGGGATGATGAAGCCCGAGCCGCGCCCGTTGTGCGGAGTAGGAAAATAGCCAAACGGCAACCCTACCGGCAGCGGCACATCGGCAATAACCATGTGAAAAGGCCCGGTAATCACCTTCTGGCCGGGTATTACCTTCATGCGACCCGCCTCAATGTAGAAGTGCGGATGAGCCAGGTTGCAGGTGGTATAGCGCCCGTGCAGGCCAAAAAAGTCGTTGTCGGGCAGCTTTTTCACTACCTCGGCGTGGATATAGCCCTCGCCCTGCTGCGTCACGACATCGGCAATCTTGCCCTTCTTGGTTTTAAAGTTGTAGTTGATTGTTCCGGCCGAATAGGTGCCATCCGCATCTTTAAACAGCGGCTGGTCTTCCACCTTGTTTTTTACCGAGTCGCGGCGGCCTATTGCCTGCACCGTGCTGGTGCCATAGTTGACGATAATGTAGGCGGCCTTCAGGCTCATCTTGCCATAATCGACCGTCGATTTGGTGTAGAGCCGGGCAATCTTGGTGGCTACGTCGAACTGAATCGAGTCTTTGGCGGCATATTTTACCGTGGTTTCTACCTGGCTGCGGCGGCGCAGCACCACCAGGTTGAGCGAGTCGCGGCTGCGCCGGGCGCGGCGGCTGGTATCGGCGAGCAGGCCCGTGCTATCGGGCGTCAGGCTCGGGGCCGGCTTGCGCGACACGTCGGGTACGTCGGGGCGGCCCGTGTTTCGCACGCCGGGGGGTGGCGGGCTCTGCGGGGCGTTGCGGTCGAAGTTGAGGTTGCGCACCGGCTGCGTCGGCACCGAGCCGGGCCGGCGCGCATTGGTCGTGCGGGTCGAGTCGGTGGTAGCTTGGGCGTGGGCCGTAGTGAGGCTGCCCAGCACCCACAGGCACAAGCTTAAGGCGCCCGGTAGCGCCCAGCGACGACGGCAAAAAAGGCCCGGAAAAACAGCGTAGGAAAAAGCCAAATTAAATAAAGCCACTGAGCGAATTACTTTTGAGGCTTAGACACAAAGATAAGAGGCCGATTACCCTCCAAAGGGTTGCCATCGGCCTGTTTTTTCCCCAACGACCAACGTGCGGATTATTGCTTTGACCTGTATACTGCTGAGTGCGCAGTGCCCGGTACTGAATGCCCAGGACTCGCTCGCCGCCGGGGCGTCGTTGCGGCCGGGCGGGCCGGCCGGCGACCCGGCGGCCCGCCCCGAGGCTGCCCCGTACCGTTACCGCCTGCGCACGGTGGTGCTCGATGCCGGCCACGGCGGCAAAGACATTGGCTGCAATGGGGCCGATGCCCACGAGGCCGACGTGGCGCTGGCAATTATCAAAGACCTGGGCCGCCAGATTTCGGATGGCCTGCCCGATGTACGGGTTATCTACACCCGCAAAACCGACGTGTTTGTGGAGCTTGACGAGCGGGCGGCTATTGCCAACCGCAACCACGCCGACCTCTTCATCTCGGTACACTGCAATGCCGGCCCGAAAGGCTCGCACGGCACGGAGGTCTGGACAATGGGCCTGCACAAAACCGACGCCAACCTAAGTGTAGCCCAGCGCGAAAACTCCGTAATCCTGCAGGAGAAGGACTATAAAAAGCGCTACGACGGCTTCGACCCGCGCTCGCCGCAGTCGCACATACTTTTTTCCCTGTTTCAGAGCGCATATATTACAAATTCCCTGCGCCTGGCCCAGCGCATCGACCACCAGTTTCGCACCGATGTGGGGCGCACCTCGCGGGGCGTAAAGCAGGCCGGCTTTCTGGTACTGTGGAAGTCTACTATGCCCTCGGTGCTCGTAGAGGCCGGCTTTCTGACCGACCGCAAGGAGGAAAGCTACCTCAACGACCGGGCCGGTCAGCAGGCCATTGCGGGCGGTATCTACCAGGCATTCCGGGCGTATAAGCGCGACCTGGAGGGTACTCGGGCTGAGTAAGATGCACCTCAGCTTTCCGACAGGCCTAACATACGGCCGGGGTTTGCCGTTAAGGTCTCTAAATAGGGGCCTGCACGCAACCATTCAGGCCCGGCAATTCATCTAATCGTCGGCGTACTCTCGCATTAATATTACTTTCCTGTGTCTAAAGAAATAAAAGTGGGCCTCCTGGCCGTAGTGGCATTGGTGGCCCTCGCTGTAGGGTTCAACTTTCTGCGGGGCAGCAACCTGCTCTCCAATGACCGCACCTACTATGCCATTTACCCGAATGTGGACGGCCTCAATGTCGGTGCACCGGTTATCCTTAATGGTATTAAAGTGGGGCAGGTAAAGAACCTGGAGCTACAGCCCGATAAGAATAATGCTATCCGGGCCTCCCTGGAAATGGAAAAGGGCATTACCCTTGGCGACTCGACTAAAGCGGGCCTCAGCGGCTCGCTGCTGGGCTCTAAAACCATTACGCTGCTGCTGGGCAAGAATACCAAGGAGTTTCATGGCGGCGAAACCCTGCAAACGACCACGGCTATCGGCATTGCCGACGCGTTTCAGGCCAAGGCGCTGCCCGTGCTCGATACGGTGGGGGCTACGCTGGCCCATATCAACGGCTTCCTCAACAAGGATGCCCAGACCAATATCCAGGGCACGCTGCTCGGGGCCCGCGCCAGCACTGAGGCCCTGCAAAAGCTTATTACCTCCAACCAGGCCAACATCAACGAGATTACCCGCAACCTGGCTCACATGAGCGCGGCCCTCAACAAAAGCACGGCCAAGCTCGACCGCATCGCCAACAACTTCACCCAGCTGTCGGACTCTATTAAAACCGCGCCGGTTGGCCCCACGCTGCGCAACCTGAACAAAACCCTAGCTGAAGCCCAAACCTCGCTGAAGGGCGTGAGTACCGCTCTGACTGACCAGAAAGGCTCGCTCGGCAAGCTCATCAACGACACTACGCTCTATAATAACCTGAATGCCACGGCGGCCAGCTCCAACGCGCTGATTTCTGACATGAAAGCCAACCCCAAGCGCTATGTCCACTTCTCGGTATTTGGCGGCGGCAAGGATAAAACCAAGCAGGAAACTACCAAGACCCCCGATGGCACCGTGACCACCCAAACCAAGCAGGTAAGCACGACGCCGGCCGTAGTAAAATAGCCGGGCCCCGAT
The sequence above is drawn from the Hymenobacter baengnokdamensis genome and encodes:
- a CDS encoding N-acetylmuramoyl-L-alanine amidase family protein; this encodes MRPGGPAGDPAARPEAAPYRYRLRTVVLDAGHGGKDIGCNGADAHEADVALAIIKDLGRQISDGLPDVRVIYTRKTDVFVELDERAAIANRNHADLFISVHCNAGPKGSHGTEVWTMGLHKTDANLSVAQRENSVILQEKDYKKRYDGFDPRSPQSHILFSLFQSAYITNSLRLAQRIDHQFRTDVGRTSRGVKQAGFLVLWKSTMPSVLVEAGFLTDRKEESYLNDRAGQQAIAGGIYQAFRAYKRDLEGTRAE
- a CDS encoding MlaD family protein, yielding MSKEIKVGLLAVVALVALAVGFNFLRGSNLLSNDRTYYAIYPNVDGLNVGAPVILNGIKVGQVKNLELQPDKNNAIRASLEMEKGITLGDSTKAGLSGSLLGSKTITLLLGKNTKEFHGGETLQTTTAIGIADAFQAKALPVLDTVGATLAHINGFLNKDAQTNIQGTLLGARASTEALQKLITSNQANINEITRNLAHMSAALNKSTAKLDRIANNFTQLSDSIKTAPVGPTLRNLNKTLAEAQTSLKGVSTALTDQKGSLGKLINDTTLYNNLNATAASSNALISDMKANPKRYVHFSVFGGGKDKTKQETTKTPDGTVTTQTKQVSTTPAVVK